One segment of Streptomyces sp. YIM 121038 DNA contains the following:
- a CDS encoding DUF5825 family protein: MTATLTSPTLLAWRDYDPDACALPGMFLGEVPLPGPARGEAARLWELGARRVRLPAPVDLTAATDPAAALHRLSLVRDLTARAVMVEWELLLDSDAGESWRVLSHLQPPASLHGPTDAEASLRTWRRGHYLCKCLWRKGPGFIQIRDRRWGELRRFTADEPEYATAIDLLDYGAPADSVPGAALDDFRGEKLVLDVGPYAWWIPYRVSRWLQQSIAI, translated from the coding sequence ATGACCGCCACCCTCACCTCGCCCACGCTCCTGGCCTGGCGCGACTACGACCCGGACGCGTGCGCGCTGCCCGGCATGTTCCTGGGCGAGGTGCCGCTGCCGGGCCCGGCCCGCGGCGAGGCGGCGCGCCTGTGGGAGCTGGGCGCGCGCCGGGTGCGCCTGCCCGCCCCCGTCGACCTGACCGCCGCCACCGACCCGGCAGCCGCCCTGCACCGGCTCAGCCTCGTCCGGGACCTGACCGCGCGCGCCGTCATGGTGGAGTGGGAGCTGCTGCTCGACAGCGACGCGGGGGAGAGCTGGCGGGTGCTCAGCCACCTCCAGCCGCCCGCTTCCCTGCACGGCCCCACCGACGCCGAGGCGTCCCTTCGCACCTGGCGGCGCGGCCACTACCTGTGCAAATGCCTGTGGCGCAAGGGGCCGGGCTTCATCCAGATCCGGGACCGGCGCTGGGGCGAGCTGCGCCGCTTCACCGCCGACGAGCCCGAGTACGCGACGGCCATCGACCTCCTCGACTACGGCGCGCCCGCCGACAGCGTCCCCGGGGCGGCCCTGGACGACTTCCGCGGCGAGAAGCTCGTCCTGGACGTGGGTCCGTACGCCTGGTGGATTCCCTACCGCGTGAGCCGCTGGCTGCAGCAGTCGATCGCCATCTGA
- a CDS encoding class I SAM-dependent methyltransferase — MVMRTHDGSVDGSATGPGHASFRRPDERIARVIAQALGDAHSVLNVGAGTGSYETAAHRVTAVEPSLALRARRPARLATAVDAVAEDLPFADGQFDASMTLFSVHQWSDPEAGLREMRRVTRGPVVVLTCDPARVCDFWLYEYAPDVLETEARRYPALHRLTAALGGTTAVRPVPIPLDCTDGFNEAYYGRPELLLNPAARQACSAWSFVDDRARQDFDVSLRRALGSGMWDEAFGRLRGRPTYDGSLVLLRATP, encoded by the coding sequence ATGGTCATGCGCACCCACGACGGCAGCGTCGACGGCAGCGCCACCGGCCCCGGCCACGCGTCCTTCCGCCGCCCCGACGAGCGCATCGCCCGTGTCATCGCCCAGGCCCTCGGCGACGCACACAGCGTCCTCAACGTCGGCGCGGGCACCGGGTCGTACGAGACCGCGGCCCATCGGGTCACCGCCGTCGAGCCCTCCCTGGCCCTGCGCGCGCGGCGCCCGGCGCGGCTCGCGACCGCCGTCGACGCCGTCGCCGAGGACCTCCCGTTCGCCGACGGACAGTTCGACGCGTCGATGACCCTCTTCAGCGTCCACCAGTGGTCCGACCCCGAAGCCGGGCTGCGCGAGATGCGCCGCGTGACCCGCGGCCCCGTCGTCGTACTGACCTGTGACCCCGCGCGCGTGTGTGACTTCTGGCTTTACGAGTACGCCCCCGACGTGCTGGAGACCGAGGCCCGCCGCTACCCCGCGCTGCACCGCCTCACGGCCGCGCTCGGCGGGACCACCGCCGTCCGGCCCGTGCCCATCCCGCTGGACTGCACCGACGGCTTCAACGAGGCCTACTACGGCCGCCCCGAACTCCTGTTGAACCCCGCGGCCCGCCAGGCCTGCTCCGCCTGGAGCTTCGTCGACGACCGCGCGCGGCAGGACTTCGACGTCTCCCTGCGCCGCGCCCTGGGGTCCGGCATGTGGGACGAAGCCTTCGGCCGGCTGCGCGGCCGCCCGACCTATGACGGATCCCTTGTGCTCCTGCGCGCCACCCCCTGA
- a CDS encoding TetM/TetW/TetO/TetS family tetracycline resistance ribosomal protection protein encodes MRTTHRTLNLGILAHVDAGKTSLTERLLYEAGAIDAIGSVDAGSTHTDSLDLERRRGITIKSAVVNFRLGGGGSAVSVNLIDTPGHPDFIAEVERVLGVLDGAVLVVSAVEGVQPQTRVLMRTLKRLGIPTLLFINKADRRGADDARVLREAERRLGVPTVAMGRVTTGLGTSTARVAAFTEDDAPFARGLLDVLTARDDALLAAYVADEASVPYERLHDALVTQTRKGWVHPVYVGSAITGAGIQELVRGIRELLPAEHPDTEGPVSGRVFKVERGEGGEKIAYARLFSGRLAVRERVAVGTATAKVTDLAVFDRGALERRASARAGEIATLRGLAAIRIGDVIGTPPVGRPYDHVFAPPSLETVVVPADPADLGALHLALTRLAEQDPLIGLRQDPDGRELSVSLYGEVQKEVLAASLAEQHLAVDFRRTTPICVERVTGTGAAHEVLGEEGNPFRATVGLRVEPGPVGGGVAFRLAVELGSLPLAYVRAVEETVHATLEQGVYGWRVPDCVVTMTHSGFCSITSTAGAFRGLTPLVLMAALRRAGTVVHEPMHRFVLEVPQDAYAQVALALARHRALPGTPTARGDAFVVEGHLPADHVHGLERELPELTGGEGVLETSFGHYRVTNRPRARARTDHNPLHREEYLLHAHRRM; translated from the coding sequence GTGCGCACCACGCACCGCACGCTGAACCTGGGGATCCTGGCGCATGTTGACGCCGGCAAGACGAGCCTGACCGAGCGGCTCCTGTACGAGGCCGGGGCGATCGACGCCATCGGCAGCGTCGACGCGGGCAGCACCCACACCGACTCCCTCGACCTGGAGCGCCGTCGCGGCATCACCATCAAGTCGGCGGTGGTGAACTTCCGCCTCGGCGGCGGTGGTTCGGCCGTCTCGGTGAACCTCATCGACACACCCGGCCACCCCGACTTCATCGCCGAGGTGGAGCGGGTCCTCGGTGTCCTCGACGGCGCCGTGCTCGTCGTCTCCGCCGTGGAGGGCGTACAGCCGCAGACACGCGTCCTGATGCGGACGCTGAAGCGGCTCGGCATCCCCACCCTGCTCTTCATCAACAAGGCCGATCGGCGCGGCGCCGACGACGCGCGCGTCCTGCGCGAGGCCGAGCGCAGGCTCGGCGTGCCCACCGTCGCGATGGGGCGCGTCACCACGGGCCTCGGCACGTCCACGGCCCGCGTGGCGGCCTTCACCGAGGACGACGCCCCCTTCGCGCGCGGCCTCCTCGACGTCCTGACCGCCCGGGACGACGCTCTGCTCGCCGCGTACGTGGCGGACGAGGCCTCCGTCCCGTACGAGCGCCTGCACGACGCCCTGGTGACCCAGACCCGCAAGGGCTGGGTGCATCCGGTGTACGTCGGGTCGGCGATCACCGGCGCGGGCATCCAGGAACTCGTCCGGGGCATCCGGGAACTGCTGCCCGCCGAGCACCCCGACACCGAAGGGCCCGTCTCGGGGCGGGTGTTCAAGGTGGAGCGCGGCGAGGGCGGCGAGAAGATCGCGTACGCCCGGCTGTTCTCGGGGCGGCTCGCGGTCCGCGAGCGCGTCGCGGTCGGCACCGCCACGGCCAAGGTCACGGACCTGGCCGTGTTCGACCGGGGCGCCCTGGAGCGCCGCGCCTCGGCGCGGGCCGGGGAGATCGCCACGCTGCGCGGGCTCGCGGCGATCCGCATCGGGGACGTGATCGGCACGCCGCCGGTCGGCCGCCCCTACGACCACGTCTTCGCGCCGCCCTCCCTCGAAACCGTCGTGGTGCCCGCGGACCCGGCCGACCTGGGCGCGCTGCACCTGGCCCTGACCCGGCTCGCCGAACAGGACCCCCTGATCGGACTGCGCCAGGATCCGGACGGGCGGGAACTGTCCGTCTCCCTCTACGGCGAGGTGCAGAAGGAGGTCCTCGCGGCGAGCCTGGCCGAACAGCACCTGGCGGTCGACTTCCGGCGGACGACGCCGATCTGCGTCGAGCGCGTCACCGGCACGGGCGCCGCCCACGAGGTGCTCGGCGAGGAGGGCAACCCCTTCCGGGCGACGGTGGGGCTGCGGGTGGAGCCGGGGCCGGTCGGCGGCGGCGTCGCCTTCCGCCTCGCGGTCGAACTGGGGTCGCTGCCCCTCGCCTATGTGCGGGCCGTGGAGGAGACCGTCCACGCCACGCTGGAGCAGGGGGTGTACGGCTGGCGGGTGCCCGACTGCGTGGTCACGATGACCCACTCGGGCTTCTGCAGCATCACGAGCACGGCGGGCGCGTTCCGCGGGCTGACGCCGTTGGTCCTGATGGCGGCGCTGCGCCGGGCCGGGACGGTCGTGCACGAGCCGATGCACCGCTTCGTCCTCGAGGTCCCGCAGGACGCGTACGCGCAGGTGGCGCTCGCTCTGGCCCGTCACCGCGCCCTGCCGGGAACGCCGACGGCACGCGGTGACGCGTTCGTCGTCGAGGGTCACCTGCCCGCCGACCACGTGCACGGCCTGGAGCGGGAGCTGCCCGAACTCACCGGCGGCGAGGGCGTCCTGGAGACGTCCTTCGGCCACTACCGCGTGACGAACCGCCCGCGGGCCCGGGCCAGGACCGACCACAACCCGCTGCACCGGGAGGAGTACCTGCTGCACGCGCACCGGCGGATGTGA